One genomic segment of Streptomyces sp. NBC_00239 includes these proteins:
- a CDS encoding ABC transporter ATP-binding protein, whose translation MTDTMTEPVQDTAGGPDHPGGLATQGLAVGYRTRSPRRRRAGRAVLSGLDLEARAGELTVLLGPNGAGKSTLLRTLCGLLPPLDGRIHIGGADLAHQPPAALARRLAVVLTDRVDPGLLSVRELAGLGRHPHTGFTGRLTAADHAAVDWSLKAVGAEHLADRPAAELSDGERQRVLTARALAQEPEVVLLDEPTAFLDVPSRVALTVLLRDLARDKGLTVVVSTHDLELALRVADAVWLVDRGSRVHAGAPEDLIRSGAVAGAFDADHLAFDPVSGSFGLRRTARADVAVDAPPDVLPLLERALAREGLAVADPGDPDALTRVSCDGEDRLTLTGPDGQVVRTRSFHELTRTVRTW comes from the coding sequence GTGACCGACACCATGACCGAACCCGTCCAGGACACGGCCGGCGGACCGGACCACCCCGGCGGCCTGGCCACCCAGGGGCTCGCCGTCGGCTACCGCACCCGGTCACCGCGCCGACGGCGAGCCGGACGGGCCGTGCTGTCGGGGCTCGACCTGGAAGCGCGGGCCGGTGAACTGACCGTACTGCTCGGGCCCAACGGCGCGGGCAAGTCCACGCTGCTGCGGACCCTGTGCGGGCTCCTGCCGCCACTCGACGGCCGAATACACATCGGCGGGGCCGACCTGGCGCACCAGCCGCCGGCCGCTCTCGCCCGACGGCTGGCAGTCGTCCTGACCGACCGCGTCGACCCCGGGCTGCTGTCCGTACGCGAACTGGCCGGGCTCGGCCGCCACCCGCACACCGGGTTCACCGGCCGCCTCACGGCCGCGGACCACGCCGCCGTCGACTGGTCGCTGAAGGCGGTGGGCGCGGAACATCTGGCGGACCGGCCGGCCGCCGAACTCTCCGACGGCGAACGCCAGCGCGTCCTGACCGCCCGGGCACTGGCCCAGGAGCCCGAGGTCGTCCTCCTCGACGAGCCGACCGCCTTCCTCGACGTGCCCTCACGCGTGGCCCTCACCGTGCTGCTGCGCGACCTCGCCCGGGACAAGGGCCTCACTGTCGTGGTCAGCACCCACGACCTGGAGCTGGCGCTGCGCGTGGCCGACGCCGTCTGGCTCGTCGACCGCGGCTCCCGCGTCCACGCGGGAGCACCCGAGGACCTGATCCGCAGCGGGGCCGTCGCCGGCGCCTTCGACGCCGACCACCTCGCCTTCGATCCGGTCTCCGGCAGCTTCGGACTGCGCCGCACCGCGCGGGCCGACGTAGCCGTGGACGCGCCACCCGATGTGCTCCCGCTCCTCGAACGGGCCCTGGCCCGGGAAGGACTGGCCGTCGCGGACCCGGGCGACCCGGACGCGCTCACACGGGTGAGCTGCGACGGAGAGGACCGGCTCACCCTCACCGGACCGGACGGGCAGGTCGTCCGCACCCGCAGCTTCCACGAGCTGACACGGACGGTGCGGACATGGTGA
- a CDS encoding (2Fe-2S)-binding protein, translating to MVTSVITPAVLARVSGIGPYFAVTTGARPVGGGFRPLAELYGDSDVLAECLRVVSGRLGTDQPRVAASTLHLGTASRLWSIALACAALTGRVPDLGTDRLWWRLPASGPLDLWLPDPREVDEEPLPALHHTVAVQNLAPWAEAVRRVSGVSPHTLGGNAASALIGAHRVLLAREPHAPYAAVPLVRGLLDRPPLAGTGTCRTATPDGPLAFRRRNCCLYYRVPGAGTCGDCVLNPKEKTS from the coding sequence ATGGTGACCTCCGTCATCACCCCCGCCGTCCTGGCACGGGTCTCCGGCATCGGACCGTACTTCGCCGTGACCACCGGGGCCCGCCCCGTGGGCGGCGGTTTCCGGCCGCTGGCGGAGCTGTACGGCGACTCGGACGTACTGGCGGAGTGCCTACGCGTCGTCTCCGGCCGCTTGGGCACCGACCAGCCCCGGGTGGCCGCGTCCACCCTCCACCTGGGCACCGCCTCCCGGCTCTGGTCGATCGCCCTGGCCTGCGCCGCCCTCACCGGCCGCGTGCCCGACCTGGGCACCGACCGGCTGTGGTGGCGGCTGCCCGCTTCCGGCCCCCTCGACCTGTGGCTGCCCGACCCGCGGGAGGTGGACGAGGAGCCGCTCCCGGCCCTGCACCACACCGTCGCCGTCCAGAACCTGGCCCCGTGGGCCGAGGCCGTACGGCGCGTGTCCGGCGTCTCCCCGCACACCCTTGGCGGCAACGCCGCATCCGCGCTGATCGGAGCCCACCGCGTCCTGCTCGCCAGGGAGCCGCACGCCCCGTACGCCGCAGTACCCCTCGTCCGCGGGCTGCTGGACCGCCCGCCGCTGGCGGGCACCGGCACCTGCCGCACCGCCACCCCCGACGGGCCGCTCGCCTTCCGTCGCCGCAACTGCTGCCTGTACTACCGCGTGCCGGGCGCGGGCACCTGCGGCGACTGCGTCCTCAACCCCAAGGAGAAGACCTCATGA
- a CDS encoding DUF7676 family protein gives MTTTEPTVIETPGGGTQHVWPLPVDEATLLDLVTTVFTDHWQHIHFGPIIEGAAWEVGAPGAPTAITMNDGYATVDFGAWHFHLCIGEHTASGPELGRIRRCSRAELYRSIGSDGAPVSWGARLFNGRDEQMMTVLLPNPFLTDRQDILDAPDFTRLAAWDALRDRFLGLSPDPLDCTGKGFRHSS, from the coding sequence ATGACCACCACCGAGCCGACCGTCATCGAGACCCCCGGCGGCGGCACCCAGCACGTCTGGCCCCTCCCGGTCGACGAAGCCACCCTCCTCGACCTCGTCACCACCGTCTTCACCGACCACTGGCAGCACATCCACTTCGGGCCCATCATCGAAGGCGCCGCCTGGGAGGTCGGCGCCCCGGGCGCCCCCACCGCCATCACCATGAACGACGGCTACGCCACCGTCGACTTCGGCGCCTGGCACTTCCACCTCTGCATCGGCGAGCACACCGCCTCCGGCCCCGAACTCGGCCGCATCCGACGCTGCTCCCGCGCCGAGCTCTACCGCAGCATCGGCTCCGACGGAGCCCCCGTCAGCTGGGGAGCCCGCCTCTTCAACGGCCGCGACGAGCAGATGATGACCGTCCTCCTGCCGAACCCCTTCCTCACCGACCGCCAGGACATCCTCGACGCCCCCGACTTCACCCGGCTCGCCGCCTGGGACGCCCTCCGCGACCGCTTCCTCGGCCTCTCACCCGACCCCCTCGACTGCACCGGCAAGGGTTTCCGGCACAGCTCATGA